The window tttgtatttctgtggtatcagtggCAATGCCTCCTCTTTTGTTTCTGGTTGtgcttatttgaattttattgcttcttggttaatctagctaactattcttttaacttttcattaatctttttttttttggtctctattttgtttggttctgctctgatctttgtttatttcttctatttttgggtttagtttctttttttttaaacatagttttattggagtataattgacatacaataaaatacacatattaaaaGGGTATAATAAGTTTTGACATGTACAGACCTGTGAAATCATCACCCCAATCAAGAAATGAACATACTCGTCACCCACAAATGTTTCATTGCATTCTTTTTAATCCATCtttccaggccccacctcccattcttgtttttctagttccttgatgtGTGAGCTTAGGTTAATTTgggatctttctatcttttttgatgtaggcatttaacaCTATGAACTTCCCCTTCCTTTTCACCCAGTGTCTCCCATCACCTCtctgtatttatatttcagtGTTCTTTTCCAAACAATCTAATTGAAGTTTGGATATCTACTCGATATTTTGGTTCCTTTCAGAGAAATATGCGTTCCCCAGCTGCATCTAGTCAGCCATTTTGAACCCCACTATTTCTTAGttatttcaatggaaattttttaaagtatagaaagCAGCGAACAGTTAGATTTTATTTATCTAGAAACAtgtttaatgtatataatttttaaaaaacatgtttaatttGATAAAAgaggcatagaattatttttaggtGTATGTTTATATACCAAATTAATATAAGActaattgcatttaattttgaTAGCTGTCTGTGTGGAAGCTAATTAgtacttatttcctttttagaaaatgGATTCTGCATCTCTCTTACCAACATTTTTAGATGTGGATTTGACAGTATCACATATTGAATGTCTTCCCAAGGATGTCCTGGTGAAATTTAAAGgcataaataataatgaatgtgAGTTTGACTACCACATATTGCAGATGGAAATACAACATAttccaaagatgaaaaataatgtGGACATTGATGAATTTTGTTTGGTTGAAGAAAAAGTATCTGGAGAATGGCAGAGAGGAAGAgttgtggaaaagaaaaatgaactttatACAGTACTTCTTATAGATCGTGGAGAAGAACTAAGGGTTGATAGTACACAGGTTGCTTCAGCATGCAGCAATTTATTTGAACTACCACCACGGgtaatatttggtatttttgccaACATACTACCAATTGGGGAAAAATGGTCTCCTAAGGCTTTGACTTACTTTAAGTCATTAGTAGGAATACATGTGAAAGGTTATGTGCAAGCTGTTTTGCCCCTACAACTGATTCTTCTTGAAGTGCCAAAAATTATATCCCAGGCTCTTGAATTACAATTAGGAAGACTTATTGATGGAGATTCATTTCGTCTTATTGTGGAAATGTTGAAAGAATTCCCTCAACAAATGCCAGATTTATTACAGTATAAAAGACCTGAATTGTCATTAAGTAATAATGATACTTCACTTGATATTCAACATGTTCTGGATAATTTGCAGCCATCTTTGTCAGTAGGAAGTACTGAAAGTGTAAAGATATCATCTGCACTGAGCCCAGGTAAATTTTATTGTCAGGTAATTAAATGGATTCCAGAGCTAGAAAACTTGACAATGTGTATGACTTTGCATTATGATACTATTAGTCGAGAAACTAGTCCCACATGTGATAATTTTGGACTACTTTGTGTTGCCAAAAGGATAAATGGACAGTGGCATAGAGGAATTCTTCAGCGGCTCTTGCCCAATAATGAAGTAAAAATTTGGTTTATGGATTATGGCAGTAGTGAGGCTATACCCTCAATTTATGTAAAGAAACTTaaacaggattttattttagtaccattattttcatttccctgttcTCTTACGTATTTGCACAGTCCAGATAAAGATGCAAGAAAATATCAACTGAGTGTATTTAAAAAAGCCTTGTTAGGACAGATAGTATATGCACACATTGATTGTTTCAATAAGGATGAACATTTGTATTATGTGACATTACAAACTCAAGAGCCTACAATTAATTCCAAGTGTCTACTGAAGACTGTAGGCACACAAGTACTTTATCCAGTGTCTGATTCAAAACTCTCCAATATCCTGAGTGAGACGGATGATTCTGATGTGAACAGCTTTGCAGTTAAgagttttattagaaatattgaagaatCAGTAGACTCTGTAAATaagaagaacattttaaaagtaggttTTCCTATTAAAACTGTAGAAATGGAGATAGAGGCTGCTTACGTAGCTTTTGTAGTATATGTATTAAACCCATCAAATTTCTGGGTCCGCACTAATGACCATCAGAATGAATTTcaagatataatgaaaaatataaacaaattctaTGATTTGTGTGAAAATGATGAAATGATTCTAAGAAAACCTGAACCTGGATTATTTTGTTGTGCTAGATATAGCAAGGACAGACATTTCTACAGAGCTGTCATCACTGAAATTAATAATCATAagattaatgtttattttttggatTATGGAAATACTGATTCCATACCATATTTTGATGTAAAAATTTTGCTTCCAGAATTTTGTGAGTTGCCTGCCTTAGCTGTGCGCTGTTCACTTGCACATATATTTCCTGTTGAAGATTTATGGGTGAAGGCTgcaattgattattttaaaaaaatagttttgaacaaAGCAATTTTGCTTCAAGTTATAGcaaaaaaagatgacaaatacACTGTAAATATTCAGAGTACTGAAGCCTCAGAAAATATTGATGTTGTCTCTCTTATGTTACAAGCTGGATATGCAGAATATTGGGAAGTAGAACCAGAATGTTTTCCAAAATCTGTGAGTGAATATTCAgtgttaaatttaaaatctaaaagcaaagttaacattaaaaaagTCATATCTGCCCTTCTTGAAGGACCTAAATCTAAAAAGTACCATTCAAATAAAGTAGAGGAAAGTAACTTGGCTTTGTCAAAGTCCCCAGCTGTTAAtttcttagatttaaaaaatcctttcacCTCTGTGGGGACTGagtcatcattattttataaagaatatatttttaaaccaggAACAGTTCTTGAAGTTAAATGTTCTTATTATTATGGCCCAGGTGACTTTTCATGCCAGCTCCAGTGTAAGTTAGAAGACCTAAAATTACTAATGGAACAAATTCAGAGTTATTATAGTGTTCATTCTGATCCTTATCAGATTGGACAGATTGCTTGTGTTGCTAAGTATTCCAAAGATGGGAAGTGGTATAGAGCTGCTGTTTTGACTCAAGTATCAAAAAAAGAAGTTGACACAATATTTGTTGACTATGGTTACCAAGAAAGAGTTTTAATTAAAGATATTTGTGGTATTAACCCACGTTTTCTTGTTTTGGAAGGCCAAGCCTTCAGATGTTGTCTTAACTATTTAGTTGAACCCACTAGTTGTAAGTTCCTCAATTGGACAGGAGAAGCATCCAGAGACTTTGGGAAATTTATCTCTTCATCTAGAGGGTTATTGACTTGTATCATCCGTGCCTTAGTTCTTATACATCCTAACTGTTTATGTAATTTGGTGGATTTGCAATCCTCATTTACTAGTGCAAAAAAATTTCTTATTACTTGTGGTTCTGCTCAGCATAGCCCATTATCAAAGCCACTCCCATCTTCAGTTAGTCTGTATAGTTACTATTAttcttcatttaatataaaaGTTGGAAGTGAAGAAGAagtatatatatctcacatataTAGCCCCAAAAAGTTTTATTGCCAGCttggtaaaaataataaagatctaGAGATGATAGAGCAAAAAATCACAGAGATTATTAACCTCAAAACTTGtccaaaatattctaaaaaaatgaGATTGTGCATATCTAAGTACATGGAAGATGGTCTCTCATATAGAGCTTTAGCAATGCCAACAGATTCATCATCTGACTTTCTGGTCTATTTTGTAGACTTTGGAAATAAGCAATTAGTGGAAGAAAGCATGTTGAGGGCCATTTCAGATCAGTTTCCAGAGTTACTGTTTACACCCATGCAAGCTATTAAGTGTTTTTTGTCAGATCTTAGAGATGTAGATATTCCAGCAGAAATCAATAGCTGGTTTGAAGACAGTTTCTTGGGAAAACCATTAAAGGCAGTAATATTGTCCAGGGAGTCAGATGGCCAGCTTGGTGTAGAATTGTATGATGGAAATCAAcatataaatcagaaaattaaaatgttgctTCATGCTTATGAAAAAAAACATTGTGACCAAGCACACTGTGTAGAAGAGagtcataaaataaatgagaataagagACTTACTGCTTCTtggaaaagcaaaatagaaaatgacTATCACCATAATATGATGAATAAAACTAGTCTGGTAACATATTCTAAAAGCAAAATAGATCAATTATTGAATCCCAAAAGTATATATGCCAGGCTTTTGAAACCATCATTTTGTTACAAAATTGAACCTGTGTCAAAAAACAAAGTGAAGAAGTCTTTGAATGACGGACTTAAAAGTGTAAAAATTGTCCCTCGATATGCACATATTCTTGATGAAAGTGGTGTGGCCCAAAAATCAGTAAAGATTGTATCACAATCTTTTATCAGAGAGTTAAATCAAGCAGCCTCACAAAACCCATGTAACCTTAATAGACCACAGATCAAAGACCTTCCTCAACCCAACATTTACTTGAATGCCAAGATTAAAGGATATGTTTCTAATATCAGTAATCCAGCAAGTTTCCATATTCAGCTTGCTGAGAATGAAAATGTAATCATCAGACTTGCAGATGCTCtaaatgaaagaagaggaaatagagtgaaagagagaaaatcagtTAAACCTCTGGTTGGAGATCTTGTGGTTGCAGAATACACTGGTGACAGTGCCGTTTACAGAGcagttattaagaaaattttgcCAGAAAATTCTTTTGAAGTGGAATTTATTGACTATGGTAACACTGCAATAGTAAACACATCTAAAATTTATGAACTCAACAGGGAATTTTTAACTATTCCTCAGTTAGgaatccattcttttcttagtGGGATAAAATTGAATGAGCCTGATGAAATATGGGACAGCAAAATGGTGGATTATTTTGCTTCGAGAGTAAGCAACAAAACAGTTTCTTGTGAATTTTTGAAAAAGCATGAGCAGAAATGGGAAGTAAATATAATTTGTGATGAAAAATATGTCATTAGTGAACTACTGAAATGGAAAGCATGTTCAAAACCAGAGAAGACAGTATTGCAAATACCTCATGTTGTCTCTCAAAAGGTTAGCCCTGgtgataataatgaaataaagagaGGAAGATCGAGTGAATATAAAAGGTCTATGGTCCCTCAACAGTCCTACCAACAACTGGTTAAAATGCCATTTGAAGAGTTAAAACCTGGACAACTTGAAAAAGCTGAAATACTTCATGTTTCCCAAAGTGGAAAATTTTATGTCAAgttatccaaaaataaaaaaaaattatcagatttAACGGGATTAattactaaagaagaaaaaaactgttcTCTTTTATCAGTGGAAAATGTTGAAAAAGGTTTAGAATGCCTGGCAAAAtctaaaaaaactttgaaatggTATCGatcaaaagtagaagaaaaatacgTTGATGAGAAAGTGCTTGTTTTTTTAGTAGATTGTGGTAGATATGAAATAGTGCCTTTATGTAATATCAAGGTGCTTAGTAATGGAATCAGAAATACTCCGAGACAAGCTGTGCCTTGTAAATGGATTTGGTTTGAAAATTCTAGGAACATGTCATTTGAGACCATTGTGtggttattcattcatttggaaATAAACATCCTTTTCCTGAAGTATTTAGACTCTGCTTGGGAAGTAGAAATTTTGGTAGATAACCTATtacttttagaatatttaaatctGAATACAGTTCAGGTTGAAGAAAATAAACTTGGATCTTCAGGAATTGCTTTCAACATTGAATCTAAGACTCCTGTGTCATCCTGTGCAATAAGATCGTTTACTTGGGCAAAACTCCAAAATGGTAGGCAGTATGCTGGTATTGCCACTGCTGTTTCTGATCCATCAGACTTCTGTGTTCAATTAGAAGATTTCTTTGACACAATGAAGTATCTCTTTATGTTGCTTTCTGATCTTCCAGAAACCTTAGAAACATTGCCTCAAGAGCTTGTAATTCCTGGGTCTAGTTGTTTGTTCAAATATGAATTGGAAGATCAGTGGAATAGAGTGGAAATTTCTGAAGTCTCTGATCAGTCTTTACTTCTTGTGTTGATTGactatggattttctttttatatatcttattCAAATATAATACATCTTAAAGTTGTTCCCGAGGAACTTTTGAATTTGCCAAGGCTGAGTTATCCGTGTATCTTACATGGTATCTTACCTGCTAAAGGGAAACATTGGAGCGAAGAAGCCAAAAGCTTTTTTCAAGATTTCCTAAGTAAACCAGGTTTAGTTTTTCTGTTTAGGGAATATGATTTTGAAACAAAACTCAAAGTAGATGTCATTCATgggaaaaacaatttggcagaTATATTAGTTGCATCTGGTCTTGCAATGTATTCTAAAGATTCAGCTCATCTTGATGCAATTACTGCTACTAGATCCACTAAAACCCAATATAAATTACAGAGTAAACCTGTTTGCCCTTTGTCGGATCAAAATtgttacaagaaagaaaatataaattgtacaTGCACTgagaaacaaaagccaaaaatacAGAAGTCTATAAAGAGGAAAGATGTCTGTAAGAACCTCTTAAGGAAAAGCCGTATTAGTAAAAGATTACATTCTAGAAATTTAACACTGAGAAAGAAAGTTGGTGGTGGAAAACATAATCTCCAAGGTATCATTACATTTGATACATGTGCAGCAGCTTCATTTTGGGAACTGCATGATGATGTGAAGAATAACAATTGTGTtgtaaacatttctgaaaaactACCAACTGATGGAATACGTGAACATAACACAATGGACTTGAGAATAACAGTAAAAGCGTTGCATGTCAATGAAAAAATTGTATCAGAAGAACACTTTAAAGGTAagtggctattttttaaaaatattcttttctatagattctatttttgattctttaaatgttttccatGTACTAAAATTATCCACACTGAAAATACTATATTGTAAGAAAACTTACTAGACAatctgaataaatggataaactggGAGTGATCCCTTGGATTGTAAAATGATGCTTCCCTATCTTTACTTTCTCTACCTTTGAATGGTAGAATGCAGTGAAAGTAGATTTTAaccacacatgcatgcacacatgaatgaaattttacaaataatcTTAAGGGTTTCATAAAACTCCTAAAGGTCTGTAGTTCTCAGGTTAATAAATCTTGCTATTATTAGTTTCTTGAGCTCATTTTCAAGGATCAGTTTTCTATTATAGTTTCATATCATATCTCTTTAGGTTTTTTTAAGTGTGCTTCTAGGAGATTTCTAAATCAgctaaatttctaaaatgaactGACTTTAGCATATTTTCTCCTAAACTTTTTAGGCatcaaactgattctaaaatgttaaaattttaatatcttacaCACTATAGTGTCTGATTTAGCTtatgcacatatttattttctgtgtggatTAATTATTGAGGATTTTTTGGGGGCTATAAAGAATGTTCTCTAATGAATATtctgactttaaaatttatattattctatattCTGTATTATAACTAACATTGTAACAGGTTACAGTCTTTCAAAGAGTGAGGTGTGTTGTTTTTATTGATATAATGTTAGCTAGTGTTTTATTGAAtccatatttagatattttatagtgaattaatgctataaaattggcctccttttctaatttttgcaTCTTTCATTATGGTAGCAGTGATTATAGTTGTGATAGAAGCAACTGCCATATTTTGAATGCTTACTAAGTTCCAGGAACTGTTAGTAGTTTTATGTGTATTGccttatttcatgtttattacCACAAATCTATGAAGTAGACTGATAGTAAGATTTAAGTGGAGCTTAATAACTAGTACCCTGCTGCTTTGTCTGAATTCTATACCATTTTAGAGGAAACTATTATAtttagaaggagaaagagagttGGTAAGCAAAATGTCACacttaaaataaaaccagaaatgatATTGAAGAATGTAGCTTATATTCACGGGAAAATTGGCTTACCAATACTGAATCAAGGAATTATTTGACttacacacatgggcacagacaAGAGACTCTTCATACGAGGTTCTACCCATGTAAAACATGTGGCTTGAGGAAGTTCTCTCcaaaaataaaggaggaagagGCTAATCTAACATAGACCTTTCACTTTCCAAGTGACAAATTAGATTACCCCTACTCCTTGGACGCATGAAAAAAGGGAGCAAAGAGAGTAGGAGTAGTTTGCAAGGAGAGTGCCCCACCCAAGAATACTTTGACTGGAAGGAAACATCAGGAATAAGGAAGAAGCATTTTCCCCCAGGGTTTATTATCcaccattttatggatgagtCTCAGGGAAGTTAAATATCTTGACCATGAATTTAAAGCTGGTAAATAAGGAATTGAGATGTTAAACTCAGATGTCTCTGACTGCTTTTATTGGTTATTCAtactgccttttaaaaagtagttaCCTTACTTGAGAAAGAGTTTCCTATAAACTCTTGGCCATCAAACCATACATTTTGGTCCTTGTATAATATCTTTTGTCATTCCTTTACCTGGGTGTATGTCTACCTTCTTTATGTTTTTCCCAAATTCTTTAAGAAGCCACTTTGGGCCCCTACTTTAATCTCCTAGCACATAGTGAATCACTAAGTGAGTTAAAGTGAAAGTATCTATTATAAAAGTAGTTAGAAAACCAAACAGTAAATTAtattcccctccctcccccccaaaaaaaattgaagtcctatttaaggaagaaattataacTTTGTGGCAAATATAAGAAACACGATTTCATGGATTAagaataaatttgtatatttgCTATAATCAtagctttaaaacaaaacaaggaaacaatACAAAAAACTGGTTTTGTTGCCTTTACTATCCAAGCTCATACCACCTCTGTTTCTCTTATGTTATTGCCTGCAGGTATTCTTAGCCCAGGGCAGAGTGATTCTAGTAAGTTCTTCTTGGTTGAAGACATCATTATTTGAAACTcttgtctgttaaaaaaaaaaaaagtgtatagaAAAGGAACTATAATACAGTGCTTCTTTCTCAACCTTGGTTTTGCATTGGAATTAACGaaggaagctttaaaaaacactgaTACCTGACTCTCtcttaaagacatttttttttttttaattccttttgggGCTGTGGCCTCACCATTGGGATTTTAAAGCTCTCCAACTGATGCTAATGTACAGTTAAGGTTGAGAGCCACTACTCTAGAGAGTATTGTGGATAATTTCCTGGATTATTTTGTGATAGAAAATAATTCTGGACTTTGTTTGAAAACTCTTAGACTTTATCTCTTTTGTATGTGGAGTCCAGACTAAGAATGAGTCACAGTAATTCTGAGCTCATCCTAAagtaaatataatagtaaaaatagcATATTAGAAATGGCCTAGacatataattcatttattttatcttgtcCCCAGGTATTGTTCTAAGTATAGAAGTTGCTGCCCTTTGTATTTAGAAAATTGGCTTATTTTCCCATAGTTTCAGCCTACTTTAACACATcagtatttaaatattcaaagtaattgtttttatttgcagaCTATTTTCTGCAGAACAAAAATTGCTAGTCTTTTTCCAGgatgtttttttatgtttttttcattgttttcatgcTTGTTCTTGCCTGGAATTCCTTGTATAGATCATTATGAGAATTAGAGAATGTAACAGccgtatttttttttaaaaagtacacaaaTGTCTGATCACTCTTTGGTAATGAAGCAGATCTTGATGGTAATATGCACCCACCCTCCTGTAGTTGTTTATTTAACCAGAAGACATCATTGGAAGAAATCTGGGATGGCAactaaattttagagaaaagttttctttgacattttaaatatgatgTAATATCTAGACATACAAAGGGGAATGGCTGTCAGACATGTGAAATGTCAAACTGAATCTTGAGAATACAACACTAGTGAGTGATACAGATTTTATGAATCACTTGCATTGGATGGTAATTAAAACTATGGGCATTGAGGCCCGACTCTCTGAGTTTGAAATACTTGCTTCATCCCTCATTGATTATAAAACCTTGGGTAAGCtatttagcttctctgtgcctcagttcttcatgtgtaaaatggaaatcataataATAGCTGCCCCATTGGCTggttgtgaatattaaataagttaaGACATGTAAAGCATTTTCAACAGTGTCTGGTACCTAATAAATGCTTGCTGTTAGAAATATCAGTAATTATCCTAATAAAGCTATATTTGCTTTGAAAGTAGTTTTGTGAAATAGTTAAAACAATTTCTGATGCAGCTATGcaagaaagtgaaatatttagGGTGAGATACACATTTAGTGTAATGGTTACATTCATGGCTAAATTTCTATTCTGAAGATAGGATTTATGAGACTATTATAGTTCCAAATAAAGAACAgattaggttacatatattttttcgTTTGTGGATATATATTGCTAAATGATTAAGAAaagatgtttttggttacataaaattatacatataatatatattatagtatatgtTATGATACATGTATAACTTGTTTATGCCCAATTTTGTTCCTTCTTTACCTTTTATATTGTGACTTTTAGGAATTAAGTGAAAAATCCTGCTaatagtagaaatttaaaaaataagtctcaAGTAACTCTTAGTGAGattcaaaatgctttaaaaagtatattagaacatactcattattttttgtttgtttttcagtagAGAGAGATGAAAGCTCAGATTGCTTTATACATCAGTTTGACAACAAATGATACATAGGATACCCAGTAATTACTGTCTTGGTTTAGATGCTGCATGTCTAGAATAAAAGTGGTAAGCATAAGCCAACAATTTCCAGTTTTAAAGCATGTTAAACTAATCTGGATTGTTCAGATTATTTCCCCAGGAGATAGCGTTAGAATGCTATAGAAATTTTCTGTAACCTAGAACTTGATCCTTTGGTTTCAAAAAGATTACTTGGTAAATGTGGCTTACCAACCTGAAGTatcttgaaaatgttttaatgaacTCTTCTCCTTTGTATGTGGTTTCAAAGGCAATAGATAATCATTTTACCATTACTTTCTGCTATTTTTCAGGTGTCTTTCCTAAAACATTTGTTTCACTTGCTGCTTTGTAAAGTTATAATTGCAACTATGGCTAGTTAATGCTCCATAACCATTTCCCTGGAAAATAATAGGTGCTTGTAGGAGTGACATATATTAAAAGGTATAGAAGAGGGTTCAGACTTAATCCCATCTTTCCCTGTTTTTAGctcatgatatttttctttcattttattttatagttaatccctatttttagtttggttttatatttttggctATAGTTGAGGATATATTTGTGACATTCAGGAACACTACTATCTAGGGGAAGAGGAAATCAATATTTTGTCATTGTAGTTACTTttgaattgaaatttattttccaagtaAACATTAATTGAACAAGTTTACAGTATTGTTTTGGTGCAAAGATAGAACCATAAACTAATAGAAATGCACCTAAGAGCATAACACAGATAATTCTGAAGAACTGGATATATGATGATTTAAAGAATAGTTGGGAAAACTTAGAAAATTCTTAAGCAACCTAGGAACAGTTTATAAAtatctatatgtttatattatctttgttttgaTGTTGGGAAATAATTTCCAGAAGTACTGTTGTTTATGCATATATGTGAGTTTAAATTTAGTATCCTGAAAGTTTAAGTGTACTCAATACTTGAaaacttcatatatattttttacgcACAAGTTAATCTCTAGTATGTGGTTATTTTAGAACAGGATTTAACATTTACTCTTTGTAATCTAAACTCTTTGAATACTTTTGTGTTATTCCCTCCCCTTCAAGCCCTGTATTATCTTGAAGATTATTTTCTACAATTATGAAGAgtatttcctttggaaaaataatccattttataCAACTTCTATGGCTATTTTATCACTGGagtgcttttgttgttttgttactGTAAAATATTGCAGAGTTAATAACTGgtttattaaaacaaagaaatgaatttgaaTGCCAAAGTAAAATTATGCTATAATAACTTTGGGGGATACCAATTTAGTCAGGAAAGACCACATTCACTTTTAGTTTTGCAGAATTCTTCTAACTTCATGTCTTGATCAAAAACATACAAACTAGAAAATTCATTtgtagaatttaaatttttattatttttatttcagaatattataagaTACAAATGATTTGattacatattttgcttttgtgcagtttaagtcaaagttataagtgtgcccatcaccaaggtagtgtgtattgtacccattaggtgtaaatttacccattcattcctccccgctcccacccacttggtttctgttgagttttactaccatatgtgcacatgggtattgatcaattaatttcaatttaatagtgaatacatgtggtatttgtttttccattcttgtgatacttcgcttagaagaatggtctctagttccatccaagttgttaaaaaaggtattagttcaccattttttatggctgcatagtattccattgtatacatatgccatattttattaatctacttcagacttcaagctatgctacaaggttatagtaaccaaaatgaCATAATACTGGCACAAAACAGAGGCATAGACAAATGGATCAGATCAGAGAACTCAGACATAAAACCGtcatcatattgccatctgatctttaacaaagcagacaaaaacatacactggggaaaataatccctattccgtaaatggtgctgggaaaattggatagcattgtgtagaagactgaaacaggatccgcacctctcactcacaaaaattaattcacgataTGTCACAGAcctaaacctaaggcatgaatctataagaattgtagaagaaGAGGCTGGAAAAATGCTTTTAGATGTCAGCTTAGGTAAATAATTTATGGAGAAGattccaaaggcaatcacaataaaaacaaaaattaacaaatgggacttgattgaACTAAAGAGcatctgtacagccaaggaaacaagtaatagagtgaatagacatcttacagaatgggagaaaatatttgtatgctatatgtctaataaagagctaataaccagaataaacaaagaactcaaacaaatcagcaagaaaaaaatcaaccccataaaaaaagtgggcaaaagacatgaaccagaaccttttaaaaagaagatatactaatggccaataaacatgaaaaaatgctcaaagtcttTAATATCAGGGAAATGtagcatttaaattattaaatactatAGAAAATGATGTCTTTACAAGTCTGTATTT of the Lemur catta isolate mLemCat1 chromosome 4, mLemCat1.pri, whole genome shotgun sequence genome contains:
- the TDRD15 gene encoding tudor domain-containing protein 15 gives rise to the protein MDSASLLPTFLDVDLTVSHIECLPKDVLVKFKGINNNECEFDYHILQMEIQHIPKMKNNVDIDEFCLVEEKVSGEWQRGRVVEKKNELYTVLLIDRGEELRVDSTQVASACSNLFELPPRVIFGIFANILPIGEKWSPKALTYFKSLVGIHVKGYVQAVLPLQLILLEVPKIISQALELQLGRLIDGDSFRLIVEMLKEFPQQMPDLLQYKRPELSLSNNDTSLDIQHVLDNLQPSLSVGSTESVKISSALSPGKFYCQVIKWIPELENLTMCMTLHYDTISRETSPTCDNFGLLCVAKRINGQWHRGILQRLLPNNEVKIWFMDYGSSEAIPSIYVKKLKQDFILVPLFSFPCSLTYLHSPDKDARKYQLSVFKKALLGQIVYAHIDCFNKDEHLYYVTLQTQEPTINSKCLLKTVGTQVLYPVSDSKLSNILSETDDSDVNSFAVKSFIRNIEESVDSVNKKNILKVGFPIKTVEMEIEAAYVAFVVYVLNPSNFWVRTNDHQNEFQDIMKNINKFYDLCENDEMILRKPEPGLFCCARYSKDRHFYRAVITEINNHKINVYFLDYGNTDSIPYFDVKILLPEFCELPALAVRCSLAHIFPVEDLWVKAAIDYFKKIVLNKAILLQVIAKKDDKYTVNIQSTEASENIDVVSLMLQAGYAEYWEVEPECFPKSVSEYSVLNLKSKSKVNIKKVISALLEGPKSKKYHSNKVEESNLALSKSPAVNFLDLKNPFTSVGTESSLFYKEYIFKPGTVLEVKCSYYYGPGDFSCQLQCKLEDLKLLMEQIQSYYSVHSDPYQIGQIACVAKYSKDGKWYRAAVLTQVSKKEVDTIFVDYGYQERVLIKDICGINPRFLVLEGQAFRCCLNYLVEPTSCKFLNWTGEASRDFGKFISSSRGLLTCIIRALVLIHPNCLCNLVDLQSSFTSAKKFLITCGSAQHSPLSKPLPSSVSLYSYYYSSFNIKVGSEEEVYISHIYSPKKFYCQLGKNNKDLEMIEQKITEIINLKTCPKYSKKMRLCISKYMEDGLSYRALAMPTDSSSDFLVYFVDFGNKQLVEESMLRAISDQFPELLFTPMQAIKCFLSDLRDVDIPAEINSWFEDSFLGKPLKAVILSRESDGQLGVELYDGNQHINQKIKMLLHAYEKKHCDQAHCVEESHKINENKRLTASWKSKIENDYHHNMMNKTSLVTYSKSKIDQLLNPKSIYARLLKPSFCYKIEPVSKNKVKKSLNDGLKSVKIVPRYAHILDESGVAQKSVKIVSQSFIRELNQAASQNPCNLNRPQIKDLPQPNIYLNAKIKGYVSNISNPASFHIQLAENENVIIRLADALNERRGNRVKERKSVKPLVGDLVVAEYTGDSAVYRAVIKKILPENSFEVEFIDYGNTAIVNTSKIYELNREFLTIPQLGIHSFLSGIKLNEPDEIWDSKMVDYFASRVSNKTVSCEFLKKHEQKWEVNIICDEKYVISELLKWKACSKPEKTVLQIPHVVSQKVSPGDNNEIKRGRSSEYKRSMVPQQSYQQLVKMPFEELKPGQLEKAEILHVSQSGKFYVKLSKNKKKLSDLTGLITKEEKNCSLLSVENVEKGLECLAKSKKTLKWYRSKVEEKYVDEKVLVFLVDCGRYEIVPLCNIKVLSNGIRNTPRQAVPCKWIWFENSRNMSFETIVWLFIHLEINILFLKYLDSAWEVEILVDNLLLLEYLNLNTVQVEENKLGSSGIAFNIESKTPVSSCAIRSFTWAKLQNGRQYAGIATAVSDPSDFCVQLEDFFDTMKYLFMLLSDLPETLETLPQELVIPGSSCLFKYELEDQWNRVEISEVSDQSLLLVLIDYGFSFYISYSNIIHLKVVPEELLNLPRLSYPCILHGILPAKGKHWSEEAKSFFQDFLSKPGLVFLFREYDFETKLKVDVIHGKNNLADILVASGLAMYSKDSAHLDAITATRSTKTQYKLQSKPVCPLSDQNCYKKENINCTCTEKQKPKIQKSIKRKDVCKNLLRKSRISKRLHSRNLTLRKKVGGGKHNLQGIITFDTCAAASFWELHDDVKNNNCVVNISEKLPTDGIREHNTMDLRITVKALHVNEKIVSEEHFKGKWLFFKNILFYRFYF